The nucleotide window atgctAAATAGAATTCATAAACTGTGTCCCtgatatgtttaaaataataaataacaataacataagtaattatattttatttatttatttttttcatttttttaataggcACCAATTTACATACGCAAAATAGAATGTGTAATATTTGTGTAAAATATGAACtggatatttatataaaaaaaacaatatgtaaaGCTTTTTTAATTTTCGTTTAAAAAATAGGATTCATTTTGagtatgcaaaatataatttatcaaatataatttatgtgaacggttaatgtttaaaattaaatagcAATAAGTAacgcaatttttatttttaaaaaatgcaacatttttagTAGACAATATcatttataatatgaaatgtgagctgaacatgttatgtaatttttttttctcaaataggCTTGATTTTCAAGCTTTGTGAATTGTGAtgtctaaaataaatataaaataaaatccaaataaataaataaagattttattttaaaaataggctTAAATtcaaagcaaaatatatatatatatatattttttttttttttttttcgtgtgaaATGCTTCCAAGTAAAAtaatcatcgtcatcatcatcatcatcgacCACTATGATACTGTatgtccattttaaatgaatttcgCAGCACTTGTGATGCATGATTTTTCTCTTGCAAGGCTCCAGTCCCATGCTGTAGGTGAACCTGATGTCTGAATCTTCACAGCCATAACCAAATCTCCCACCCTCCTGCCACAAAGCAGCGGCACAAACCTTACGTTctccttttttattctttttcttttttctttaccaAAACCACTACTGCAGACTTACAGAACAGCCAGCCAAATGGCTGTTTACTTCACATTGTTTACAATACTATCAGCCGATGTCTCTCCAGCGCAGTTGTCTTCCCTCAGCCAGCTACTGACGGACGTCTGATAGTTCTCCCGCTCCTGATTACAGAATGACTAGAGTGGTGCTACATCATTGGACTTGGCTATCAGGTCACTCATCCGCAATGGATAACTGCTGTGAttccttttttaaaagaaattgtcAACTTGCCGAACATGTGCATTAATTCAGGTACTGATGTAGTTTACGTTTTTTATGCAAATGGAAGACGATTTCACCAGTCCAGTTTGTCTCTGGTTTATCTGAGTAAGTGGTGCTTTGATACAATGTATATAACAGCAGGGGACTGATTTCTCTTGCGATGGCATTACgttttttgtttctgttgttaCGTTCTTGTCATATTTACTACAAGTCTGACCTTTGTAAATGGTATTTGCATATTTGACTgggtgctatttttttttaagttgttaggCTTTAAGGTTTtcggaaagaaaaaacaaacttttttaacaGTCTAGACTAAGACCATTTGGGCCTTGTAGTATGCATTTAGACAAAAGATGATTTCCTGGtatttgatgaaataaataaagacttttttagAGCATTAAACTATCACGTGAGGTACAGTATATGTAACAGTTATTCCAAAAAATACGGGTTTAATCGAAAACGTATTTGATTGCATTTGTCTGGAAAACCTTGTGTGTGTTAcgtgaatctttttttttacaactcaaaaaaaaaaaaaaaaaaacattataataataataataattcctgcaAACTTTCTCAGTCTGATCGACTCCTTTAATTCGATTTTCTTATTTTTGGAATCATTACTGAATTATTCTTTGTTggctttgttttgtatttatttactcatcttttcctttttgtatttattgatcGTTCGTGATGCTTCTCTTTTCTGAGACATGCGTATTTTGTAAATCTTTCTGTTGTGCTGATGTGGTGAGGCTTACGGGGGGACGTCTGATTCAAAATGGTGCTGATCCCCCTTCCTcccgactctctctctctctctctctctctgtctgtataaATGATCCGTAGCTTTGAAAACATGAATTTAATAATCTCACAAGTTGGTGCTTAGAACAGAGTCAGTACACTTTAATGAACTGAATGTctttgtactgtatatttaacaCATTGTTTGCTTTACATGAGGTACAGGATATTGTGATTCCAGTCATCCTAGCCGTTCTCATCTATGTCATATTTGACGAATTGCAGATTATTGAGAGTTTTCAGATTTGCGTTCCATCGATACCTCTCGGAGTTTGTTTTCAGGTTCGTTGCCATCCTTGGTTTGTTTTACTgtataagaaaaaagaaaagataaaatgaaaacgaaaaaaaaaaaagcaaaggaaaACATTAAGGAACTGAGCCAGACTTGTCTAAAACATTTTGTGATTTTTGTGTGTTATACCTGATATAATtctaactataaaaaataaaacgttcTGATAAATTCCCATGTGTTTACGTAGCAGTTCTTTCCGGATTGTGTGTGAAAGTGTATTGTAGACAGGTTACAGATTTCTCCACGGTCTCCTGTCTGTCTGCGAGTGGAGCGGAGGCCTGCAGAGGTCATGACACCTCAGCGCTCTCGGCCGACTTTACTGAGGAAATCCTGGCTCCAAGGACAGGAAGACAGGTTTTCCTCTTTTAAGACAATCAGGATATACCTTGTTTTTCACCATCCCTCCACAATTAACTTCTTGGTATATTTCACCAGCAGCCTTTTTATCTCCCTCTCCATATCGCCACTGctgtgaataaacaaacaaacaactgtaAACTGTTTATTTGCTCACAGATAAAGTCGTCATCCTGTTTTCACCCCTTTTAACCCAATATCTTAATCAGTTCACTCTATCACAGTCATTCTCCACCGCTGGGTCATGACCTGTAAATGGTTATCAGTTCTGATAATGTCACAGACTGCTGCGAACCGAATTATGCCAAATGcaaataattacatgcaagtgaCATACAATGGTGCATAGTTCTGACAGGAAAATAAATAGGCTTCAAAAGGAAAGAGAAAATGCCATACCAAATTATATTTAGcatattattcattaaaaattacatttattcatagaTTAGTTTGAGGAATGTCCATATGGCAGTTATAAGATATAATATAAGAAGCTCAATGACTTAACATCATGTGTtcagtttatataatataataaacataacataatataatgtaatatataataattaaaatataatttgcagatttcttttttaagattttggtttaatttgttttataaggTCCGATTCTCGCtataacaaaccattaactatgatttttgcctcaataaactcctaatttactgcttattagttgttaagtttaggtattgtgtAGGATTAGAGATGACTAGAATATGGCCATGCAGAACATTTGCTTTATAAGCGCtgataaacagccagtatgttatTAATTGATATAAGCAACTAATTAAAAGTGAGAATTGTTCCCTAAAGTActaccaacattttttttttttttgccacaatttCAGCATTTAATTTTGGATCCTGAAGCAAAAACCCCTAGTATCTCATTCAAAAACAGCCAATCTACATCACGTCTGCTGAAATCTGCTGACATCCCAACAGCCCCCTGTGCCCTGACAGATCTGACCTGTCCTGAGAGAGATTAAACAGGCATCAACTCCCCCGCTGTAGCTCCAGCCAAATATTTTAGTGATACAGACCTACATAGCCTTTAGTAACTCTTACAAAcagtatttcatatttttgtaacTCAGGAGAGAAAGCCTTCCTCAAACCTAATTTGTTAAAATCTATCAAACTATGTGCAAAACACTCTTTAGTGGAGTGTGTAGCTCCAAAGGGAGTCTTGGTCATCCATCTTATTGGGCAAAAAATCTCCTGGAGAAGTCTACGCCCCCACTTCCCAACACCCCACAATCCTAAATGCCCCAGCCGGAGCAGCAGGAGGTCAGAAGGAGGAGTGGGAGTGGAGAGATATAACCGTGTTACCAAGGCAGGACATCTTCGTCAAAGGAAGGAAAGAGTGGAGCAGGAAAGGAGGAAGAGAAGGGGCTGAAATAGAGGAGTGAGCCTTCCACAGAGTTCAGTTTCACACAGAGCCAGTGGAGATTCTACAGGTGGACATGAAAACTAGATGAATAAATTATAGACTGGAATAATCATCTCAGCTAGTGTGAAGGATTCATTGGGGAAAGGAAATTATATAACAAGTAAAGGACATTTTTCTGCAGGAGGAAAGGTGGTGTTTGAGGGAACGGACGAGCAACTTCATTACTCTAATGTAAGTACGATTTTAGACTTTGTATTGGGTTTGAGCTTATGTAAATAACACTGTTTCATGTAAATGCCTTTTAAGGTTTTACTTTATATCAATTTACTTTTTTGTGTGCAGATTTTTACAATCGTATTagaatatttctgaaggatcatgtgtcactgaagaccgGAGAAATTATGCCgaaaattcacctttgcatcaaaggaattcaatacattaaaaaaaacacaattgtttaaaatagtaataatatttcacaatactgtatttgtgattaaataaatgcagtcttagatattctttcaaaaaagattaaaacattaatttaataaaaatccattaaataataataaaaacaataataattaaatatgcacataTAAACTGTGGCCTTTAAATCATTAAGGCTTTGAATAAATAGATTGCAAAGGTCTTTTATGAAGCATTAAGGTCTGGTATCTTGGACCAAGATTAAATACATTCTTAATTTTCAATACAACAGTGATTAACTCTGTTTGAACTTATTTCATAGTTTAGTGCATTCTGGGCTCTGTTCTGCTATATATACTGACTTTAATTCCCTGAAGACTGTCTATGTCCTGTCAAAACccccgtttatttatttataaattttgtgGAATTTCCTGATATTCTGAACCTTCTGAAATCACGGTGGTGATTTCATCTTGGCAAATGTATCTAAATATATCTAAACACCTAAATTGTTTAATATTAATCatatgaagtatatatatatatatatacacacacacatatatatatatatatatatatatatatatatatatatatatacacctaaattgtttaatattaataatatgaagtatatatatatatatatatatatatatatatatatatatatccaataaaatgcaaataattgaCCACTTATAATTGTATAAGTGTAAAAATATGAGTGAGTCTTTTGATAATTATTGTCACTTTAATAAACACTTAAGTGATACAGGACATTAAAAACTTCCTTAAGGTCACAGCAAATTCCTCCTTTAAGAGTTTAAAAGGTGAATGTGTGGGAAAGGTTTTTAAATCAAGGTCTTGATAGCATCAGAACTATTAATGGAAGCGTGAAATCATACTTGTATTCACCAAAAATTGGGTCCACTCCAAATAAACAAAGATAAGCAGAGGACTTGTTCCTAGAAAGAATAAGCAAGCATGTGACCTCTGAAAGTCACAATCtaaaacatgtacagtacatgatcTGTGCTCTAACATCTGTCCTTATACTACtcaatgtatattattattgatCAAAGAGACTAACAtgaataaatcatatatatatatatatatatatatatatatatatatatatatatatattttttttttttttttttttttttattattattattattattttatttttatttttttctgacattcACTTGCTCGAAGGTTATTGTGGATCTGTAACAAGCTGTTAAAGGCTATTTATGACTGTTGGCTCTTTTAGGGTTACACTGTTTTATAGTATTTGTGATCTGATTAGCATTCAGAGTTTCCTGATGAGCCATTCCAAAGttattgtttcatatttttggGTCATCCTGGAGATCAGGGTGGGGTCAGCGGCTTCATTTCCTGATCCTCTGTGTTAGTTATCACCATCTGTTTTCTCTACACAAGATGTGTTAGcattttagtgtaaaaaaaacaataataacataacataatataaattataagcttttaaatctttccaaaatgaaccacatttacttttatatttaagtgTCTCAGTCTTTTGCTATTCTTTAAAGAACTTCTTTGTGTTAATCAACATTATGTCACAAACAGCTAAGCTACTGTTCACTGAGcgtaaagagatagttcaccctaaaatgaaaattctgtcatcaattactcattCCAAACTcctaagaccttcgttcatttatttttgatgaaatcggagagctctctgaccctgcatagacagcaatgcaactgaaatgttcccagacccgGAGATAGATATAactgtccatgtgacatcagttgcCCAACTTCACTTCTGCCAAggtacgagaatactttttgtgcacaaagaaaacacacCATCTTCTGCCATTATGGAGAGTACCACGACGCATGTGCGCACTTTCTGAACATAACCAACGCTGATTATGTTCATTACATTTTGGGGTATGTCTTTACTGTttccttactacatttctgggtctgggaacatttcagttgttgTCTTTAAAGAGTCGGAGATCTCTCAGCTCCaagatatcttcatttgtgttctgaagatgaatggttttaggtttggaacgacagactttgtataatgacagacttttcatttcaACCTGGAATGTTCATTTAATAGGCTAGTCATTTTATAGCTGTTAGCATGGCCACAATTTATCATTGTTTGTGTACAATTTCCAATACCcagttaattaatttattctctctttcttaccttttttttttttgtgccagcCAAAAACTATACTTTCATACTTGAAAGACTGATGAACGGCAAGATGAGTCTTCCCCGTAATGGTACCCTGGAGAAACCCGTGTCCCTGCAGCCCGCCACGGACCGAGTGGAGCCTGATTCCCCTCACCCGCGCCTCCATCACACCGGCTCCGTCTCCGTGTCCAGCTCAGGTGTGGTGGTTCCTCCTCCGTACTCGATAGCAGGCAGTGCGCTGAACGAGTCTCCTCTGGAGCTGAGGGGCTCTCTGGACTGTTGGGCCTGTTCTGTTCTCGTGACAGCACAGAACCTGATCATCCTCGCACTCAATGTGTGTCTGGCTGCGCTTATCTTCGGCCTCATCCTCTTGCCTTCGCTCGTCATGGTCGCTTTTGGCTTCCTCTGCCATTCAACGGTAAGCTCGGTCTCAATTACGTaccaaataaataacattgtCTTGAAGTTATTATACAATCTAACTTTTTAATGTCGATtcctattataaaaataataataataataaatacttgaaaaacagtaataggctatttatttatttttattaccatttaaaataactgttttatatttataatatattttaaaatttaatttattattgtgatgaatcctgaattttctgcatcaatACTCGAGTCTACAATGTCatgtaatccttcagaaatcattctgatatgctgatttggtggttcatattttttgtggaaaccctgatgcattttttttttcaggattgtttgatgaatagaaagctcatatgaacagcatttgttttaatataaatattttgtaacattatgaaagtCTTTATTGTCAATTTAACGAGTCCTTGAAGTGTCAATGTCTTAAaaacactgaccccaaacttttaaaagtcagtgtatatttatattaccTGCGTTATTatatttgaatctttttttttttctgtactagTCCTCACATACTCTGATTGCTCTAGTGTCATAGCACTGATGACTAAACAGAGTTCAGTGCAACTAACACAAATCACCTGAGTGAGAAGAGGAAATAAACTCTGTCACACAAGCCTCTCTTTATCATTTCCCTGCGTCAGTGATCAGTTAGCTTCCTCAGTAAACTCCCACTGCTTCACCATATGTGTGGATGTTTTTATGAATTTTCTTATCGCTGTTCAGTGTAATCCTGCTCTTATCTGAACTGACATTGAGAATATATACCAGACACAATTTTAACTAACTCCTTTTCTTGCACTACTCCCCATCTGTTCCAAAGGTTCAGCGCCACGGTACTTCCGTCTACTGTTCAGATCTCTTGGATGATGGAGGCTGTGTGGCTTTACTGGTGGTGGGCTTCCTGCTGCTGGCTCCGCTCCTGGTTCTGGCTCTGGCCGCTTACTGCAGGATGGCCCGCCACCTCCAGCTGGGCCTGTGCTTCATCCCCTACAGCCGTGCTGTCTACAAGAACCTGCCTGCATCACATCATCGAGGCCTGGGGGGCTGCTGTGGCCAGCAGGGGGCAGGAGAGAGCGAGGGAAAGGGTAGCGTGTGGGTTTGagcagccttaaaaaaaaaaagcatggtgaATTTAATGTGAAAATGTCAGAGAACCAAATTGTGCCTATTATGTCAATACAAGCAGTGCTATGTTCTCAGCAGTTCTGCAAAttgtgcatttattcaaaatcagatttttttttttttcttaatccatGCTTTTGCAGTGATGTTTAGTCACTCATTTTTAACTGGATCAATCTATAGACCTTTGTCGGGGTAGCACCATATTTCATTTTTGACTGGAATGAGAACGAGGCTATGAGGAATAGAAGTACAGTACGTTTTATTGATTTTACTGCTATTTTACAACATTGTTCATCTGACacatctttcttttttcagaagacaaagcagttttaaaatgacatgaaatacactctaaaaaaataaaggttatttacaGGCATCagtggttccacaaagaacctttattGCCATCTATGGAACCTTTTCATTCCACAAAAAGTTATTCGCTGTGGAAcagggttctttagattattcgAATGTTCTTCACATCaagaaaaaatggttcttttcaGAACTGTTCActtaaaggttctttggggaaccaaaactgGGCATCGCTGTGAAAACTccattttggaacctttattagGATCTTTATACAGTGTGCCACGTGCCATTGTAAAGACATTAAGTCTATCCCTCACTGCCTCGTTTTTATACATGATAAATTCAGTATGGTGTCTAACCTAAGGTCTAGGTAAGATGGAGAAAAAGGGTGGAACTATTTTTAAAAACGAAATACCTATTGTAATGTTGTTCCTTTgtaaaatttgtttttttgtattttagggatttttgtacatttatcaaTAGAAACTATTTGTAAAGATTTTCTTATTACCGTACAAACACCACTTactacttataaaataaatcaaacattcCAACcataaatgtatgaaataaaaaaaaaattgtcaatgtaTAACAAACTATTAAGTCATTTAAGTCATTCTCCCATGTATTTAGTAATATTCTCCCATTATTTCATTACACGCCATACACGCTTTTCCCATGCACTGTTCTAAATGATTTCTGTGGATACAAACAAAAATTTTGCACACAAAAGTATTCTCGGgacttcataaaattaaggttgaaccactgatggatgaagctgcctttaaaggaatagtcatcatttactcaccctcatgtcgttccaaacctgtatgagtttctctcttatgttgaacatgaaagaagatattttgaagaatcctGGTAATCAAATAGTCTTTGGTCCCTTTTGTCTAACATACTGTAGTATGGAGAAAAATACTATGTAAGTCAATGAGAGCCATCAATTATTACAAGAGTTACACGCACAGCAAAGGTGTTAAGGTTTAAAAACCGTCAAACTTtttaacagaaatatattactatgaAATAGTAAAATGTA belongs to Carassius gibelio isolate Cgi1373 ecotype wild population from Czech Republic chromosome B10, carGib1.2-hapl.c, whole genome shotgun sequence and includes:
- the tmem88a gene encoding transmembrane protein 88a is translated as MNGKMSLPRNGTLEKPVSLQPATDRVEPDSPHPRLHHTGSVSVSSSGVVVPPPYSIAGSALNESPLELRGSLDCWACSVLVTAQNLIILALNVCLAALIFGLILLPSLVMVAFGFLCHSTVQRHGTSVYCSDLLDDGGCVALLVVGFLLLAPLLVLALAAYCRMARHLQLGLCFIPYSRAVYKNLPASHHRGLGGCCGQQGAGESEGKGSVWV